In one window of Vibrio sp. DW001 DNA:
- the lpxM gene encoding lauroyl-Kdo(2)-lipid IV(A) myristoyltransferase (LpxM is lauroyl-Kdo(2)-lipid IV(A) myristoyltransferase, an enzyme characterized in Escherichia coli and involved in biosynthesis of the form of lipid A found in that species and some closely related species.) — MMKQREDFNPDAYNPTFKWIFLSPKYWGTWSSILIVSLVSLFPAAFKFLISKFLARIAIKIKNKANKRARVNLKMCFPDISTSEREVLLFNTYVTSISFLLNFASLSLKSKGWLENNTTINGIDNLTCITEQGGNVILLVPHTWSIDIPAVLLASRGLPVSAMAKAQKNQVSDWLLHKQRVQYGGRVYDRSQGIKPFIRSIRDGYLGYYLPDEDLGLDNSVFVDFFATTKATISGLGRLSHISRAKIVPLFATYNAKSGRYQLDLYPALPFPTGNEHDDARMMNQCIEEYVNKKPEQYMWILRLLKTRPDTDKNPYK; from the coding sequence ATTATGAAACAACGAGAAGATTTTAACCCAGACGCATACAATCCAACTTTTAAATGGATATTTCTCAGTCCAAAATACTGGGGGACATGGTCATCAATTCTAATCGTTTCATTGGTTAGCTTGTTCCCCGCTGCTTTTAAATTTTTGATCTCAAAATTTCTAGCTAGGATCGCAATCAAAATAAAAAATAAAGCCAATAAAAGAGCCAGAGTAAACTTAAAAATGTGCTTCCCCGACATATCTACAAGCGAAAGAGAAGTTCTTTTATTTAACACTTATGTAACTTCCATTTCTTTTTTACTAAATTTCGCTTCTCTTTCTCTAAAGAGCAAAGGCTGGTTAGAAAACAATACTACTATTAATGGTATTGATAATCTAACATGTATTACAGAACAAGGTGGCAATGTGATTCTTCTCGTTCCTCATACTTGGTCAATTGATATACCAGCAGTTTTATTAGCGTCTAGAGGATTACCTGTATCTGCCATGGCAAAAGCCCAAAAAAATCAAGTATCTGATTGGTTATTGCATAAGCAGAGAGTGCAATACGGCGGTAGAGTGTATGATCGAAGCCAAGGAATAAAACCTTTTATCAGATCTATTCGCGATGGTTATCTTGGGTACTACCTTCCAGATGAAGATCTTGGACTTGACAACAGCGTATTTGTTGACTTTTTTGCTACAACAAAAGCTACGATCTCCGGTTTAGGAAGACTTTCACATATTAGCCGTGCTAAAATTGTTCCTCTTTTTGCTACTTACAATGCTAAATCAGGAAGATATCAACTCGATTTATACCCAGCACTTCCCTTTCCAACAGGAAATGAACACGATGATGCGCGAATGATGAATCAATGCATTGAAGAATACGTAAATAAAAAACCTGAACAATACATGTGGATCTTAAGACTACTAAAAACTCGTCCAGATACAGACAAAAATCCTTATAAATAA